The DNA sequence ACATCAAGGATTTTCTAACCGCTGGCTCATCTCTGAAATTCTGTTTGATTGCAGCCGGTGAGGCCGACATTTACCCGCGCCACGGCCGCACGATGGAATGGGATACCGCCGCGGGCCATGCTGTTCTTTCCGGCGCGGGCGGGCGTGTAGATGAGATGGATGGGTCACCGCTCAAATATGGGAAGCTAGAACGGGGATTGGATAATCCCTATTTCGTCGCCAAGGGAGGCATAGGCTAAAAGGGTTTTTAGCCTAGCGACAATCACGGTCACCACTATCCAGCGGCAATATCTTCAAGTCGGTCGATATCTCTGATCTCTATGATGCCCTTGTCCGCAAGGTGAATAACACCAGCAGTCTTCAGCTTTGTGACCGTCCGGCTGACGGTCTCAACGGTGAGCCCGAGATAATCGCCCATATCCGTGCGGCTCATCGGCACATAAAGCTTGATGGCACTATCCCCGCGGTCTTCAGCGCGCGCACTCAGCCAAAGCAGAAATGAGGCAAGCCGTTCTTGCGCTGTCTTTCTGCCCAATAGAAGCATTTGCTCTTGCGCTGATGCGATACCCCGATTGGCAACCTGAAGAAGCTTGCGCCCCAGTGGTTGCGAGTCGCCAACCAGCATCTCGAAAGTGCTTCGCGGCATCTGGCAGAGTTTGACACCCTCCAGAGCCTCCGCAGTCACTGAATGCTCGTCGGCAAATGTGAGTCCAAGAAAGTCTCCCTTGAACAGAAAGCCCGTAACCTGCCGACGCCCATCAGCAAGCAATTTGTAGAGCTTCAGCGAACCATCCAGGACAACGTAATAAGCCTCATTGGGGTCGCCCTCAAAAAACAGACATTCGCCTGATTCAAGAGATTTATCCCTATTGACGCTCGCAAGCTCAGCCAGCTCAGAATTATCCAGCGCGGCACAAATCGCCCGTGAACGCACATCACAATCAGCGCAAGGGTTCGCGTCGCCCACAGCGCTTCCGCCTGAGCGCACTTCCATCCCCATATCAGAGATCATTTTCATGCCAGACCACCCCGCCGATTTTCACACGCCCGCAACCGGGCCTGTTTCATACATTCAGCATCTGTAAAATTAGGCAGTTTAGCACTGTACTGCAAGAAGCTTAGACAAGCCGAAATGACGCAGGCAAAGGGATGCCCGCCACGTCAAACCGCAATCAGCGAACGAAATGAGGTAGTTACGCTATTTCCGCACCCAGGCACCCGAGGCACTTTGCACATATTGTCCTGCTGGGGTCTGGCCGATAATTTTCGCACCTGCGAGAGCCTCAACATCCGCCAGCGTTGACCCTGGCGTCGCCTGAGCAATTTCACGGTACCTGTCACGACGCTTCAGGTTGATGTCTTGGACCAGCCGCTGAGTAGCTGCATCCGCGCCTGAGGAAACAAGGCCCAGATAGCCATCACGCTTTTCGCCGACAATTCCGGCAGCCTTAGCATCGTCCAGTGCGTCCGCGAATGCCGCCGGTGAAAACAGTGTCACAGCAAAGGCCACCCCAATGAGGGCCACCAGCATGCGAAATTTAGAAACAGATTTTCTCATAGCGCCCTCCCTAGAAAAGGTCTGGATTTTCAGCAAGCAGATCATCCAATTCCCGGTCCACCTTGACCCGAATTTCCTGCTCGATTTTTACGTTCAGATTGATCTCGATGGGCTTATCCGGCGCTTCAATTTTAACCGTTGGCTGACATGCAGCCAAACCACCCACTAAGACAATTGCCAGAGATGGCAACACAATGCGTTTTTTCATCATAGAGCCAATCCTGTCATGCAGCGGATGAACCCAGGCTGAATAGCCACCCGCACCCTCGGGGCAAATTTTATTGTCATTGACCGGTGACTCCTTTGCCCCGAATGAGATCAATCGCGTTCGCCCCTAGCGTAGCAGACCGCAACAACTCCGCAAATGATGCTTCCGTATTGATATTGATCGCAAATGGATACCCGTCATAAAGCCCCGGGTTTGCACCTTCGAGATTGAGTTTCAACGTGAGACGATCCTGTGCGTTCCCCTCTAGGGAAAGGGTCAGACCAGTATATTGAAAGTCCTCCAGCGCCTGGAAAACCAGAGCACCTTGACCTCCACCAACAGCATCAGTGCCACCTCCTTTATAAGACAGCTGCCCTGGCTCGCTGGCGGTCAGAACACCACCTGCAATAATGGGATCTCCATCTCGAATGGTAATCGGAATGCGTCCGCTGATAACACCCGTCCCGCTCGCCCCATCCAGTGCCAGCAGGCTGATAAAGGCAGATAGATCAACTTCATCCACCGCAAGTTCAAACGCCTGTTCAGACGCGCCTGGCTCTATGACGCCGGATGAAAGGGTGATCGTGCCTCCCGCGAAAGGCCACGCCGCGCTTTCAACAATGACACCGCCTGATCCATCGAGACTGAAGGTCACAGTACCATCGGTGAGAACCATACCCGCTTCAACAGAACCGACATCCAAGAGTTGACCTTCAGAGGTTCGAGGGGGGAACAGTTCATTAAATGCAAGGTCACCACGCACGCCCTCAATGCGGGCGGCTTCGGTGCTAAATCCAAGGTCGTCAAGCCGCGCATCGGCAGTACCTCGGACCACACCTGGGCGCCAACTAATATTGGCTCTCCCACTCATACTGCCCGCTACGTTGGTCAGAAGTCCTTTCAACATCGGAAGCAATACCTGAGGTTGAAGGCCGGCTGGCGAATAGATAAGCGGCCCTGCGATAACTTGAGCCGAGCCACGGCCATTGACAATGCTATGAGTCCCTTCAACCGAGGCGAGGAGCGAGAACGTAGCGGCATCCGAAACCAGCAGGTCAAAGCTCGTAGAATCCGCTGTTACGCCACCGTCACCGACAATGTCCAACGGCGCAAATCGAGTGGCTTCTGACAAGTCGCGTAGTCTTCCAGCAGTCAAACGCCACTGGCCTTTCAACGAAAAGAGGTCATCAAAAGCGATCTCAAAACCTACCTTTCCAATCGAGAGGTTTTGCGCCGCGAGTGAAAACTCAGCCCCTTTTGTTCGCAGCTGAAGTTTTATTTGCTGATCAAGCGCCATATCGGCTTGAAGTGTCTCGAATTGGGCGTCAAGCAGCGTATCGCCAAGGTCGCTCCGCACAACAAGCGGTACAGCGTCAGTTCGAAAGGCGATGCCCGACGTCGGTGGCCAATAAACATCGCCATCCACACTGGTCGTGCAGATTTGGGTTGAAAAAGGATCTAACACAATGCCACCAAGGCGAAGCTTGCCCAAACCGACGCCCACGCACCCGTCCGTCGGTGCGATCCTGTAGCCCGTTCCTGCCTGCTGGATGACTCCAGCCCCATCGACATTGACGGCACCCTGCGGCAAATCGAGAGCAGCAATGAAGGACGCCACGGAAATAGGCCCGGTCTGAAAACCACCTCCGCCTCCGCCACCACCACCCATGAGCGGCAGGAGCGGTCCCAGATCGAGCCCGCCCTCATCCGCAGACAAAGAGATGGCAACAGACCCTATCTCAATTGACCCAAGACGCTGGTCCAGAAGACCTGCGAGGGTGTAGTCGATGCGAACATCCTCGACCAGGAGTGTGGGACGCACGGGATCGCCTACGATGAAGAATTCAACGTGAGCGCCACGAAGCCCCACATCCACTAAGGCAAAGTCAAATTCAACAAGTCCCGTTTCTCTCAACGCCACGCGAATCTGCTCATCGACCAAAGCAACGCGCTCCGACCACCAATAGGTGCCAGCTGCAAACCCACCAACAAGCAGCAGCAGCACAATCGGCCGCCTCAGCCAGCGCAGACGTCCCTTTTTGCCACTTTCGTCAGGTTTCTTGCTCACGTCGGAGACTTCCTTGGACCAGCACTTGTCAACTAATAGGCAAGTGCCACTGATTTGCCGATTTTTTGCCACACTAGTGTGGTGGCATGCATTTTTATGGGACTGCCAGAGATTTCGCGAATTGGCAGGTTAAGCGCTCCTGATTGAACCGCATAGTGGGGTTGCAGGATACCGGAATGTCCGGCGCGCCCAAGGCAGATATGGGGACAACAATGTTGGCAGCTCTTCTTCAACGCCGAAACAAGACCAAAGCGGCGGCTATTGCCTTCGCAGGGGTCCTCTCTCTGGGACTGTCGGCCGCCCATGCCGAAAGCGAGCAAACTCCCACCCAAGAAACAGATCCCAGATATTCAGAAGAAGAGATCTACGCAGCCGCATCAGAATTTTTCGGCGGCACAGCTGAAGGGCTGGCAGAAGTCGTGCATCGGGTCTTCTCTGAAAACGGAGAGCCCAACGCCTATATCCAGGGCGAAGAGGGCAGCGGCGCAATTGTGGTTGGCGCGAGATACGGTGACGGCACACTTGTCACTAAGGCAGGGCCCACGGCCCGAGTCTTTTGGCAAGGACCATCCGCTGGGTGGGATTTTGGCGGGGACGCCGCCAAAACCTTCACGCTCGTCTATAACCTTCCCAATACCGATGCCATCTATCAACGATTTCCCGGTGTTTCAGGAAGCGCCTTTTTTATAGGCGGTGTAGGCGCAAATTATCAGCAGCGTGGCGAAATTATCTTGGTTCCCATGAGGGCAGGTGTTGGCCTTCGCCTCGGAGCAAATATTGGCTATCTGAACTATACGCGGGAGCGAGACTGGTTGCCTTTCTAAGGCAATAAACGCCGTCATACTCCCCTTACACGCATTGGGCAGAATATTTAAAAGTGGCAGCACTTTTGCGTATCATGTGATCATCAGGCGTGGGCTGTCCCGTTACAGCACACCCTGACCTGTGTGTGAGAC is a window from the Rhodobiaceae bacterium genome containing:
- a CDS encoding hypothetical protein (protein of unknown function (DUF1134)); translated protein: MSGAPKADMGTTMLAALLQRRNKTKAAAIAFAGVLSLGLSAAHAESEQTPTQETDPRYSEEEIYAAASEFFGGTAEGLAEVVHRVFSENGEPNAYIQGEEGSGAIVVGARYGDGTLVTKAGPTARVFWQGPSAGWDFGGDAAKTFTLVYNLPNTDAIYQRFPGVSGSAFFIGGVGANYQQRGEIILVPMRAGVGLRLGANIGYLNYTRERDWLPF
- the fixK gene encoding nitrogen fixation regulation protein FixK, with protein sequence MKMISDMGMEVRSGGSAVGDANPCADCDVRSRAICAALDNSELAELASVNRDKSLESGECLFFEGDPNEAYYVVLDGSLKLYKLLADGRRQVTGFLFKGDFLGLTFADEHSVTAEALEGVKLCQMPRSTFEMLVGDSQPLGRKLLQVANRGIASAQEQMLLLGRKTAQERLASFLLWLSARAEDRGDSAIKLYVPMSRTDMGDYLGLTVETVSRTVTKLKTAGVIHLADKGIIEIRDIDRLEDIAAG
- a CDS encoding dicarboxylate transport; this translates as MSKKPDESGKKGRLRWLRRPIVLLLLVGGFAAGTYWWSERVALVDEQIRVALRETGLVEFDFALVDVGLRGAHVEFFIVGDPVRPTLLVEDVRIDYTLAGLLDQRLGSIEIGSVAISLSADEGGLDLGPLLPLMGGGGGGGGGFQTGPISVASFIAALDLPQGAVNVDGAGVIQQAGTGYRIAPTDGCVGVGLGKLRLGGIVLDPFSTQICTTSVDGDVYWPPTSGIAFRTDAVPLVVRSDLGDTLLDAQFETLQADMALDQQIKLQLRTKGAEFSLAAQNLSIGKVGFEIAFDDLFSLKGQWRLTAGRLRDLSEATRFAPLDIVGDGGVTADSTSFDLLVSDAATFSLLASVEGTHSIVNGRGSAQVIAGPLIYSPAGLQPQVLLPMLKGLLTNVAGSMSGRANISWRPGVVRGTADARLDDLGFSTEAARIEGVRGDLAFNELFPPRTSEGQLLDVGSVEAGMVLTDGTVTFSLDGSGGVIVESAAWPFAGGTITLSSGVIEPGASEQAFELAVDEVDLSAFISLLALDGASGTGVISGRIPITIRDGDPIIAGGVLTASEPGQLSYKGGGTDAVGGGQGALVFQALEDFQYTGLTLSLEGNAQDRLTLKLNLEGANPGLYDGYPFAININTEASFAELLRSATLGANAIDLIRGKGVTGQ
- a CDS encoding YnbE-like lipoprotein; this encodes MMKKRIVLPSLAIVLVGGLAACQPTVKIEAPDKPIEINLNVKIEQEIRVKVDRELDDLLAENPDLF
- a CDS encoding hypothetical protein (protein of unknown function (DUF1318)) — translated: MRKSVSKFRMLVALIGVAFAVTLFSPAAFADALDDAKAAGIVGEKRDGYLGLVSSGADAATQRLVQDINLKRRDRYREIAQATPGSTLADVEALAGAKIIGQTPAGQYVQSASGAWVRK